One Excalfactoria chinensis isolate bCotChi1 chromosome 19, bCotChi1.hap2, whole genome shotgun sequence genomic window carries:
- the LOC140260889 gene encoding myosin-7-like, producing the protein MEALLGAAAPFLRAPEGPHSTPPGDTRGLCFVPHPQLEFVRARITARAGNGVTVTTETGETLTVPEADVHPQNPPKFDRIEDMAMLTFLHEPAVLYNLKERYASWMIYTYSGLFCVTVNPYKWLPVYNAEVVAAYRGKKRTEVPPHIFSISDNAYQNMLTDRENQSILITGESGAGKTVNTKRVIQYFASIAAIGDRKKEVANSSKGTLEDQIIQANPALEAFGNAKTVRNDNSSRFGKFIRIHFGATGKLASADIETYLLEKSRVIFQLKAERNYHIFYQILSNKKPELLEMLLITNNPYDYSYVSQGEVTVASIDDSEELLATDSAFDVLGFTAEEKSGVYKLTGAIMHFGNMKFKQKQREEQAEPDGTEDADKSAYLMGLNSADLLKGLCHPRVKVGNEYVTKGQSVQQVYYSIGALAKAVYEKMFNWMVVRINNSLETKQPRQYFIGVLDIAGFEIFDFNSFEQLCINFTNEKLQQFFNHHMFVLEQEEYKKEGIEWEFIDFGMDLQACIDLIEKPMGIMSILEEECMFPKASDMTFKAKLFDNHLGKSANFGKPRNVKGKSEAHFSLIHYAGTVDYNIIGWLEKNKDPLNETVVGLYQKSALKLLASLFSNYAGADAGGDSGKGKGAKKKGSSFQTVSALHRENLNKLMANLKTTHPHFVRCLIPNERKEPGVMDNPLVMHQLRCNGVLEGIRICRKGFPNRILYGDFRQRYRILNPTAIPEGQFIDSRKGAEKLLGSLDIDHNQYKFGHTKVFFKAGLLGLLEEMRDERLSLIITRIQAQARGQLMRIEFKKILERRDALLVIQWNIRAFMGVKNWPWMKLYFKIKPLLKSAETEKEMQTMKEEFGHLKEALEKSEARRKELEEKMVSMLQEKNDLQLQVQAEQDNLADAEERCDQLIKNKIQLEAKVKEMTERLEEEEEMNAELTAKKRKLEDECSELKKDIDDLELSLAKVEKEKHATENKVKNLTEEMAGLDENITKLTKEKKTLQESHQQALDDLQAEEDKVNTLAKAKVKLEQQADDLESSLEQEKKIRMDLERAKRKLEGDLKLAQESVMDLENDKQQLEERLKKKDFELNTLNARIEDEQAIAAQLQKKLKELQARIEELEEELEAERTGRAKVEKLRSELLQELEETSERLEEAGGATSVQLELNKKREAEFQKLRRDLEEATLQHEATAAALRKKHADSVAELSEQLDNMQRVKQKLEKEKSELKLELDDVSSNMEQLIKAKANLEKMCRTTEDQMNEHRSKLEEAQRTVTDLSTQRAKLQTENSELSRQLEEKEAFINQLMRGKLTYTQQLEDLKRQLEEEAKAKNALAHALQSAQHDCDLLREQYEEEMEAKAELQRALSKANSEVAQWRTKYETDAIQRTEELEEAKKKLAQRLQEAEEAVEAVNAKCSSLEKTKHRLQNEIEDLMADVERSNAAAAALDKKQRNFDKILSEWKQKFEESQTELEASQKEARSLSTELFKLKNAYEESLEHLETFKRENKNLQEEISDLTEQLGASQKSIHELEKVRKQLDAEKLELQAALEEAEASLEHEEGKILRAQLEFNQVKADYERKLAEKDEEMEQSKRNHLRVVDSLQTSLDAETRSRNEALRLKKKMEGDLNEMEIQLSHANRTAAEAQKQVKALQGYLKDTQLQLDDAVRANEDLKENIAIVERRNNLLQSELEELRAMVEQSERARKLAEQELTEASERVQLLHSQNTSLINQKKKMEADISQLQTEVEEAIQECRNAEEKAKKAITDAAMMAEELKKEQDTSAHLERMKKNMEQTVKDLQLRLDEAEQLALKGGKKQLQKLEVRVRELENELEAEQKHNAESIKGLRKSERRVKELSYQTEEDRKNMVRLQDLVDKLQLKVKAYKRQAEEAEEQANSNLAKFRKAQHELDEAEERADIAESQVNKLRARSRDISNKKGLNEE; encoded by the exons ATGGAGGCATTGCTGGGTGCGGCTGCCCCCTTCCTGCGTGCCCCCGAGGGGCCCCATTCAACCCCACCAGGTGACACTCGAGGGCTCTGCTTCGTGCCCCACCCCCAGCTGGAGTTCGTCCGCGCCCGCATCACTGCCCGGGCAGGGAATGGGGTCACTGTCACCACGGAGACCGGGGAG ACCCTGACAGTGCCTGAAGCCGATGTGCACCCCCAAAACCCCCCGAAATTTGACCGCATTGAGGACATGGCCATGCTGACATTCCTCCACGAGCCTGCCGTTCTCTACAATCTCAAGGAGCGCTATGCTTCCTGGATGATCTAT ACCTACTCAGGGCTCTTTTGTGTCACCGTCAACCCATACAAGTGGCTTCCGGTCTACAATGCTGAGGTGGTGGCTGCCTACCGTGGCAAGAAGCGGACTGAGGTCCCACCCCATATCTTCTCCATCTCAGATAATGCATACCAGAACATGCTGACGG ATCGTGAGAATCAGTCCATCCTCATCAC TGGAGAATCCGGAGCGGGGAAGACTGTTAACACCAAGAGGGTTATCCAGTACTTTGCCAGCATTGCTGCCATTGGTGACCGCAAAAAGGAGGTGGCAAATAGCAGCAAG GGAACACTGGAGGATCAAATCATCCAGGCCAACCCTGCCTTGGAAGCCTTTGGCAACGCCAAAACTGTCCGCAATGACAACTCTTCGCGATTT GGGAAGTTCATCCGGATCCACTTTGGGGCTACTGGGAAGTTGGCATCAGCCGATATAGAGACCT ACCTCCTGGAGAAGTCCCGAGTCATCTTCCAGCTGAAGGCTGAGCGGAACTACCACATCTTCTACCAGATCCTCTCCAACAAGAAGCCTGAGCTTCTGG agatgctgctcATCACCAACAACCCTTATGACTACAGTTACGTCTCCCAAGGAGAGGTGACAGTGGCCTCCATCGATGACTCGGAAGAGCTGTTGGCAACCGAT AGTGCTTTCGATGTCCTGGGCTTCACTGCTGAGGAGAAGTCTGGTGTCTACAAGCTGACGGGCGCCATCATGCACTTTGGCAATATGAAGTTCAAACAGAAGCAACGGGAGGAGCAGGCGGAACCAGACGGCACCGAAG ATGCCGACAAGTCGGCTTACTTGATGGGGCTAAACTCAGCTGACCTCCTCAAGGGGCTGTGCCACCCCCGAGTGAAGGTGGGCAATGAATACGTCACCAAGGGACAGAGCGTCCAGCAGGTCTACTACTCCATTGGAGCTCTGGCCAAGGCTGTCTACGAGAAAATGTTCAACTGGATGGTGGTCAGGATCAACAACtctctggagaccaaacagccTCGTCAATACTTCATCGGTGTTCTGGATATCGCAGGCTTTGAGATCTTTGAT TTCAACAGCTTTGAGCAGCTCTGTATCAACTTCACCaatgagaagctgcagcagttCTTCAATCACCACATGTTTGTGCTGGAGCAGGAAGAGTACAAGAAGGAGGGAATTGAGTGGGAATTCATTGATTTTGGCATGGACCTCCAGGCCTGCATTGATCTCATTGAGAAG CCCATGGGGATCATGTCCATCCTGGAGGAGGAGTGCATGTTCCCCAAAGCTTCAGACATGACCTTCAAGGCCAAACTGTTTGACAACCACTTGGGCAAATCGGCCAATTTTGGGAAGCCCCGGAATGTCAAAGGGAAATCAGAAGCCCACTTCTCACTCATCCACTACGCGGGCACAGTGGATTACAATATTATCGGTTGGTTGGAGAAGAACAAGGATCCCCTCAATGAGACAGTGGTGGGGCTCTACCAGAAGTCAGCCCTCAAGCTATTGGCCAGTCTCTTCTCCAACTATGCTGGGGCAGATGCTG gtggTGACAgtggaaaggggaaaggagccAAGAAGAAAGGTTCCTCCTTCCAGACTGTCTCAGCCCTGCACCGG GAGAACCTCAACAAGCTGATGGCCAACCTCAAGACAACCCATCCCCACTTTGTCCGCTGCCTCATCCCTAATGAGAGGAAGGAGCCGG GTGTGATGGACAACCCCCTGGTGATGCACCAGCTCCGCTGCAACGGGGTGCTGGAGGGCATTCGCATCTGCCGCAAGGGTTTCCCCAATCGCATCCTCTATGGGGACTTCCGCCAACG GTACCGCATCCTGAACCCCACAGCCATCCCCGAGGGGCAGTTCATTGACAGCCGCAAGGGTGCTGAGAAGCTCCTGGGATCCCTTGACATTGACCACAACCAGTACAAATTTGGGCATACGAAG GTCTTCTTCAaggctgggctgctggggctgttgGAGGAGATGCGGGATGAGCGCCTCTCCCTCATCATCACCCGCATCCAAGCTCAAGCCCGAGGCCAGCTCATGCGCATTGAGTTCAAGAAGATCCTGGAGCGCCG GGATGCACTCTTGGTAATCCAATGGAACATCCGGGCCTTCATGGGGGTGAAGAACTGGCCCTGGATGAAGCTCTACTTCAAGATCAAGCCCCTGCTGAAGAGCGCTGAGACTGAGAAGGAGATGCAG ACGATGAAGGAGGAATTTGGGCATCTGAAGGAAGCCTTGGAGAAGTCAGAGGCACGTCGGAAGGAGCTAGAGGAGAAGATGGTTTCCATGCTGCAGGAGAAGAATGACCTCCAGTTGCAAGTGCAGGCT GAACAAGACAATCTTGCTGATGCTGAGGAGCGCTGTGATCAACTGATCAAGAACAAGATCCAGCTAGAGGCCAAAGTGAAGGAGATGACCGAGAGGctagaggaagaagaggagatgAATGCCGAGCTGACAGCCAAGAAGAGGAAGCTGGAGGATGAATGTTCAGAGCTTAAGAAGGACATTGATGACCTGGAGCTGTCTTTGGCCAAAGTGGAGAAGGAGAAACATGCCACAGAAAACAAG GTCAAGAACCTCACAGAGGagatggctggactggatgagAACATCACCAAGCTGACCAAAGAGAAGAAGACCCTGCAGGAGTCTCACCAGCAAGCCCTGGATGACCTGCAGGCTGAGGAAGACAAGGTCAACACTTTAGCAAAGGCCAAAGTGAAGCTGGAACAGCAAGCAGATGAT CTGGAGAGCTCActggaacaggagaaaaagatacGGATGGACCTGGAACGAGCCAAGAGGAAGCTGGAAGGTGACTTGAAGCTAGCTCAGGAGAGCGTTATGGACCTGGAGAATGACAAGCAGCAGttggaggagaggctgaaaaa gaaAGACTTTGAACTCAACACGCTTAATGCTCGAATTGAGGATGAGCAAGCGATTGCCGCCCAGCtccagaagaaactgaaagagctTCAG GCACGGAttgaggagctggaggaggaactAGAGGCAGAGCGAACGGGCCGGGCTAAGGTTGAGAAGCTGCGCTCAGAGCTGTTGCAGGAACTGGAGGAGACCAGCGAGAGGCTGGAGGAGGCAGGCGGTGCCACTTCAGTGCAGCTTGAGCTTAACAAGAAGCGGGAAGCAGAATTCCAGAAGCTGCGGAGGGACCTGGAGGAGGCCACATTGCAGCACGAGGCCACAGCTGCCGCACTGCGCAAGAAGCATGCCGACAGTGTGGCTGAGCTGAGTGAACAGCTCGACAACATGCAACGTGTCAAAcagaagctggagaaggagaagagtGAGCTCAAGCTGGAGCTGGATGATGTCAGCTCCAACATGGAGCAGCTCATCAAGGCCAAG GCCAACCTGGAGAAGATGTGCCGCACCACAGAAGACCAGATGAATGAGCACCGCAGCAAGTTGGAGGAGGCTCAGCGCACTGTCACTGACCTCAGCACACAGCGAGCCAAGCTCCAGACAGAGAACA GCGAGCTCTCAaggcagctggaggagaaggaagctTTCATCAACCAGCTGATGCGAGGGAAACTTACCTACACTCAGCAGCTGGAGGACCTCAAGAgacagctggaggaggaggccAAG GCCAAGAACGCATTGGCCCATGCCCTCCAATCAGCTCAACATGATTGTGACCTGCTGCGGGAGCAGTACGAGGAAGAGATGGAGGCCAAGGCTGAGCTCCAGCGCGCTCTCTCCAAGGCCAACTCCGAGGTGGCCCAGTGGAGGACCAAGTATGAGACAGATGCCATCCAACGCactgaggagctggaggaggccAA GAAGAAGCTGGCACAACGACTTCAGGAAGCtgaggaggctgtggaggcGGTCAATGCCAAGTGTTCCTCCTTGGAGAAGACAAAGCACCGGCTGCAAAATGAGATTGAGGACTTGATGGCGGATGTAGAGAGGTCAAACGCAGCGGCTGCTGCTCTGGACAAGAAGCAGAGGAACTTTGACAAG ATCTTGTCAGAATGGAAGCAGAAGTTTGAGGAGTCACAAACTGAGCTGGAGGCATCGCAGAAGGAGGCTAGGTCtctcagcactgagctcttcAAGTTGAAGAATGCCTATGAGGAATCACTGGAGCACCTGGAGACCTTCAAGAGGGAGAATAAGAACCTCCAAG AGGAGATCTCGGACCTCACAGAGCAACTGGGAGCCAGCCAAAAATCCATCCATGAGCTGGAGAAGGTCCGGAAGCAACTGGATGCCGAGAAACTagagctgcaagcagcactggAGGAGGCAGAG GCATCGCTCGAGCATGAGGAGGGGAAGATCCTGAGGGCCCAGCTAGAGTTTAATCAAGTGAAAGCTGACTATGAGCGCAAGCTTGCTGAGAAGGATGAGGAGATGGAACAATCCAAGCGCAACCACCTGCGGGTGGTAGACTCACTGCAGACCTCACTGGATGCTGAGACACGAAGCCGAAATGAGGCTCTGAGGCTGAAGAAGAAGATGGAAGGTGACCTCAATGAGATGGAAATCCAGCTGAGTCACGCTAACCGTACAGCAGCTGAAGCCCAGAAGCAAGTCAAGGCACTGCAGGGCTATCTCAAG GACACCCAATTACAGCTGGACGATGCTGTGCGAGCTAATGAGgacctgaaagaaaacattgccATTGTGGAGCGGAGGAACAACCTCCTCCAGtcagagctggaggagctgcggGCTATGGTGGAGCAGAGTGAGCGGGCTCGCAAATTGGCTGAGCAGGAACTGACTGAGGCCAGTGAGCGGGTCCAGCTTCTCCACTCCCAG AACACCAGCCTCATcaaccagaagaaaaagatggagGCTGACATCTCCCAGCTGCAGACAGAGGTGGAAGAAGCCATCCAGGAGTGCCGGAATGCTGAGGAGAAAGCCAAGAAGGCCATCACTGAT GCGGCCATGATGGCGGAGGAATTGAAGAAGGAGCAGGACACAAGTGCCCACCTGGAGCGGATGAAGAAGAACATGGAGCAGACTGTCAAGGACCTCCAGCtgaggctggatgaggctgagCAGCTGGCCCTGAAGGGAGgcaagaaacagctgcagaagtTGGAGGTTCGAGTGCGGGAGCTGGAGAATGAGCTGGAGGCCGAGCAGAAGCACAACGCTGAGAGCATCAAGGGACTCCGCAAGTCAGAGCGGCGTGTCAAGGAGCTCAGCTACCAG aCAGAGGAAGACCGCAAGAACATGGTGAGGCTGCAGGACCTGGTGgacaagctgcagctgaaggtgAAGGCCTATAAGAGGCAGGCAGAGGAAGCG GAAGAGCAGGCCAACTCCAACCTGGCCAAGTTCCGCAAGGCGCAGCACGAGCTGGATGAGGCAGAGGAACGTGCCGACATAGCTGAGTCCCAGGTTAACAAGCTGCGGGCACGGAGCCGTGACATCAGCAACAAG AAAGGACTCAATGAGGAATGA
- the LOC140260876 gene encoding N-alpha-acetyltransferase 38, NatC auxiliary subunit-like, translating into MAEPAPPGGPQPRARRLAALLNRSLRVRMSDGRTLVGAFLCTDRDANIILGSAQEFLKAADAFPGSEPRVLGLAMVPGHHIVSIEVERDAAAALCS; encoded by the exons ATGGCGGAACCGGCG CCTCCCGGGgggccgcagccccgcgcccggCGCCTGGCGGCACTGCTGAACCGCAGCCTGCGGGTGCGCATGTCAGACGGGCGCACGCTGGTGGGAGCCTTCCTCTGCACTGACCGTGACGCGAACATCATCCTCGGCTCCGCACAGGAGTTCCTCAAGGCTGCAG ATGCGTTCCCGGGCAGCGAGCCACGTGTGCTGGGCCTGGCCATGGTGCCTGGGCACCACATCGTGTCCATCGAGGTGGAGCGTGACGCCGccgctgctctgtgctcctga
- the SPACA6 gene encoding sperm acrosome membrane-associated protein 6, with product MRMPRDPQFNNASPNQLLPASPPAVSATPVLPPPHPHIPLLPSTFPCTSLPGHQPAARVFQCSTCRLVDCQFPVDCPVQDMWVHEDEAITLHCDVPFAVPSELEVTWMFAKDIRTQDLALFEELQRGIGESPSLTVQDPTLGTIACRLGAASETLARKYFYLNGVHGLEATRTAWGAAGPRDPWVHRVGGNGLCGSRVPACRGRR from the exons ATGAGGATGCCTCGTGATCCCCAGTTTAACAACGCTTCCCCCAaccagctcctgcctgcatcCCCCCCTGCGGTGAGTGCCACTCCTGTTTTGCCACCCCCTCATCCCCATATTCCCCTCCTACCCTCGACGTTTCCATGCACCTCCCTCCCAGGGCACCAGCCAGCTGCCCGCGTCTTCCAGTGCTCAACGTGCCGCCTTGTGGACTGCCAGTTCCCTGTAGACTGCCCAG TTCAGGACATGTGGGTCCACGAGGATGAAGCCATCACGCTGCACTGCGACGTGCCCTTTGCTGTCCCTTCCGAGCTGGAGGTTACGTGGATGTTTGCCAAGGAT ATTCGCACGCAGGACCTGGCGCTGtttgaggagctgcagaggggcATTGGGGAATCGCCCAGCCTGACCGTGCAGGACCCCACTCTGGGAACCATTGCCTGTCGCCTGGGGGCCGCCTCTGAGACGCTGGCCCGCAAGTACTTCTACCTCAATGGTGTGCATGGATTGGAAGCCACCAGGACAGCGTGGGGTGCAGCGGGACCCCGGGATCCCTGGGTTCACAGGGTGGGAGGAAATGGGCTGTGCGGGAGCCGGGTGCCTGCATGCCGGGGGCGCAGGTGA